One part of the Acidobacteriota bacterium genome encodes these proteins:
- a CDS encoding PQQ-binding-like beta-propeller repeat protein: MEGRFWLRIVLAVVVAGGALAALNAQAPAVTPVTDAMLQDPPAGSWLMWRRTLNGWGFSPLDEIDRTNVGDLQMVWSRGLGPGLQQGTPLVHDGVMFMPNPRDIIEAFDAATGDLYWRYQRSLPEDLRDYMLGVLTDLNRNLAIFGTHIIDTSGDDYVFALDAATGELAWETQILDYRVNPANQSSGPIIANGKIVSGRGCTPRGGPNACVIVAHDARTGEELWRRRTIPAPGEPGDESWGGVPFEERKHVGSWMVPSFDPELDLVYAGTSVTSPAPKFMIGGTGNKHLYHNSTLALDADTGEIVWYYQHLNDSWDLDHPFERLLVDTAVAPDPQTVDWINPRLTPGEERRVMTGIPGKTGIVYTLDRETGEFLWAEPTIAQNVVSSIDGATGAVSENAEVVFEREGQEMMVCPTLTGGKDWEAGAYSPLTNAMYMPLRNACARIMANDNGSLYNLTVRSQIAPGTDQVGTVQAISAETGQVVWKHEQRAATSSLIVTGGGLVFVGDHNGRLRALDHETGDVLWEINLGSPLTGFPVTYAVDGKQYVAVSTGTSLTSGAFNRLTPELRPAAGNTLFVFALP, from the coding sequence ATGGAGGGCAGGTTCTGGCTCCGGATTGTGTTGGCTGTCGTTGTCGCCGGCGGCGCGCTCGCCGCGCTGAACGCGCAAGCGCCCGCCGTGACGCCGGTCACGGACGCCATGCTCCAGGATCCCCCCGCGGGCTCGTGGCTGATGTGGCGGCGGACGCTGAACGGCTGGGGCTTCAGCCCGCTCGACGAGATCGACCGGACCAACGTCGGCGACCTCCAGATGGTCTGGTCGCGCGGCCTCGGCCCCGGGTTGCAGCAGGGGACGCCCCTCGTCCACGACGGCGTGATGTTCATGCCGAACCCCCGCGACATCATCGAGGCGTTCGACGCGGCGACGGGCGACCTCTACTGGCGCTACCAGCGGAGCCTCCCGGAGGACCTCAGGGACTACATGCTCGGCGTGCTGACCGACCTGAACCGTAACCTCGCGATCTTCGGAACCCACATCATCGACACGAGCGGCGACGACTATGTCTTCGCGCTCGATGCGGCGACGGGGGAGCTGGCCTGGGAGACCCAGATCCTCGATTACCGCGTCAATCCCGCGAATCAGAGCAGCGGGCCGATCATCGCCAACGGCAAGATCGTCTCCGGCCGGGGCTGCACGCCGCGCGGCGGGCCGAACGCCTGCGTCATCGTCGCCCACGACGCCCGCACCGGCGAGGAACTGTGGCGCCGGCGCACGATTCCGGCCCCCGGCGAGCCGGGCGACGAGAGTTGGGGCGGCGTCCCGTTCGAGGAACGCAAGCATGTCGGCTCGTGGATGGTGCCGAGCTTCGATCCCGAGTTGGATCTTGTCTACGCCGGCACGTCGGTCACCTCGCCCGCCCCCAAGTTCATGATCGGCGGGACCGGCAACAAGCACCTGTACCACAACTCGACGCTTGCTCTCGACGCCGACACCGGCGAGATCGTCTGGTACTACCAGCACCTGAACGACAGTTGGGACCTCGATCATCCGTTCGAGCGGCTGCTGGTCGATACCGCGGTGGCGCCCGATCCGCAGACCGTGGACTGGATCAATCCTCGCCTCACGCCGGGTGAGGAGCGGCGTGTCATGACCGGCATTCCCGGCAAGACCGGGATTGTCTACACGCTGGATCGCGAGACCGGAGAGTTCCTCTGGGCGGAGCCGACCATCGCCCAGAACGTCGTCAGCTCCATCGATGGCGCCACCGGCGCGGTCTCCGAGAACGCCGAGGTGGTCTTCGAGCGCGAGGGTCAGGAGATGATGGTCTGCCCGACGCTGACGGGAGGCAAGGACTGGGAGGCGGGCGCCTACTCGCCGCTGACCAACGCGATGTACATGCCGCTCCGGAACGCCTGCGCGCGCATCATGGCCAACGATAACGGCTCGCTCTACAACCTCACGGTGCGCAGCCAGATCGCACCCGGCACCGATCAGGTCGGGACGGTCCAGGCCATATCCGCGGAGACCGGGCAGGTCGTCTGGAAGCACGAGCAGCGGGCGGCAACCAGCTCGCTGATCGTCACCGGCGGCGGCCTCGTCTTCGTCGGGGATCACAACGGGCGTTTGCGCGCCCTCGATCACGAGACGGGCGACGTCCTCTGGGAGATCAACCTCGGTTCGCCGCTGACCGGGTTCCCGGTCACCTACGCCGTCGACGGAAAACAGTACGTCGCCGTCAGCACCGGCACGTCGCTCACGTCGGGCGCGTTCAACCGCCTCACGCCCGAATTGCGCCCGGCGGCGGGGAACACGCTGTTCGTCTTCGCGTTGCCTTGA
- a CDS encoding STAS domain-containing protein, translated as MSLKMSEERDGDVLVLLPVGRVDGTNDYLFESLVMQRIGDAEGHVIVDFSRLDFISSAGLRVLLLAAKTLEAERRTFVLCAMKSHIREIFRINGFDRIIPMEESRASAVAASG; from the coding sequence ATGAGCCTGAAAATGTCGGAGGAACGGGACGGCGACGTGCTGGTGCTGCTGCCCGTCGGACGCGTGGACGGCACGAACGACTACTTGTTCGAATCGCTCGTGATGCAGCGTATCGGTGATGCGGAGGGGCACGTGATCGTGGATTTCAGCCGTCTCGACTTCATCAGCAGCGCGGGGCTGCGGGTACTCCTGCTTGCCGCGAAGACCCTGGAAGCTGAGAGGCGGACATTCGTGCTTTGCGCGATGAAGAGTCATATCCGGGAGATCTTCCGGATCAACGGTTTCGATCGGATCATTCCGATGGAGGAGTCGCGCGCGTCGGCCGTCGCCGCCTCGGGCTGA
- the xth gene encoding exodeoxyribonuclease III has translation MRIATWNVNGLRARLDFIAHWLKNRSPDVVGLQEVKVSDEEFPHDDFEALGYHAVVHGEKGWNGVAVLSRTPAEVETRGLPGREDDGARLLAVRVAGLHFATVYCPNGKTLDHPDFPMKLAWFDALRDFLSGVDRDAALIIGGDFNIVPAALDGWEGAAADGSIFCTTEERSRYRALLDLGLTDLFRHRYPGEQRFSWWDYRGGAFHRGMGLRIDLLLGSPAVVARVRSVEIDREYRKKKEGNTASDHAPVFVDLD, from the coding sequence ATGCGAATCGCGACGTGGAACGTCAACGGGCTGAGGGCGCGCCTGGACTTCATCGCGCACTGGCTGAAGAACCGCTCGCCCGACGTCGTGGGCTTGCAGGAAGTGAAGGTGAGCGACGAGGAGTTCCCGCACGACGACTTCGAGGCCCTGGGCTATCACGCCGTCGTGCATGGCGAGAAGGGCTGGAACGGGGTAGCGGTGCTCAGCCGCACGCCGGCGGAGGTGGAAACACGGGGACTGCCCGGCCGCGAAGACGACGGAGCGCGCCTGCTCGCGGTGCGGGTCGCCGGCCTCCACTTCGCCACGGTGTACTGTCCCAACGGCAAGACGCTCGACCATCCCGACTTTCCCATGAAGCTCGCCTGGTTCGATGCGCTGCGGGACTTCCTCTCCGGCGTCGATCGGGATGCCGCGTTGATTATCGGCGGGGACTTCAACATCGTGCCGGCGGCGCTGGACGGTTGGGAAGGTGCGGCCGCCGATGGCTCGATCTTCTGCACCACCGAGGAGCGATCCCGTTACCGGGCCCTCCTCGATCTGGGGCTCACGGACCTGTTTCGCCATCGGTACCCGGGAGAGCAGAGGTTCTCCTGGTGGGACTACCGGGGCGGGGCCTTCCACCGCGGCATGGGGCTGCGCATCGACCTGCTCCTGGGGAGCCCGGCCGTGGTTGCGCGGGTGCGTAGCGTGGAGATCGATCGCGAGTACCGCAAGAAGAAGGAAGGAAACACGGCGTCCGATCATGCGCCGGTGTTTGTGGATCTGGATTGA
- a CDS encoding GNAT family N-acetyltransferase produces the protein MAVTVRPLRDDEVRLYLEIHERAIRGLAGRHYSQEDIEGWVVPATDESLRRLTLNADREIRLIAELDGEPVGIGALVLEESDLRAVYVAPEGARQGCGSALVCEIERIARSNGVTRLTLHASLNAERFYANFGYSVLERTKVALPNGHRMAVVRMGKDLV, from the coding sequence ATGGCGGTGACCGTTCGCCCGCTCCGGGACGACGAGGTCCGCCTGTACCTCGAGATTCACGAACGGGCGATTCGAGGCTTGGCCGGGAGGCACTACTCCCAGGAGGACATCGAGGGTTGGGTCGTGCCGGCGACGGACGAGAGTCTTCGCCGTCTGACGCTGAATGCCGACCGCGAGATCCGCCTGATAGCCGAACTGGACGGCGAACCCGTTGGGATCGGAGCCCTCGTGCTGGAGGAATCGGATCTGCGCGCGGTCTACGTGGCGCCGGAGGGCGCCCGGCAGGGCTGTGGTTCGGCGCTGGTGTGTGAGATCGAACGGATCGCCAGATCCAATGGAGTAACCCGCCTTACGCTCCATGCCTCTCTCAACGCCGAGCGGTTCTACGCGAACTTCGGTTACAGCGTCCTTGAGAGAACGAAAGTCGCGCTCCCCAACGGGCATCGGATGGCGGTCGTCCGGATGGGGAAGGACCTCGTGTAG
- a CDS encoding MmcQ/YjbR family DNA-binding protein codes for MQGAVESAHMNHPDFRANGRIFATLAADERSGVVKLSPDEQSEYMREHPETFAPAAGAWGRQGWTTVSLASADAGAVRGAVLLAWQRVVSKPLRRSGARRK; via the coding sequence ATGCAGGGCGCCGTCGAAAGCGCCCACATGAATCACCCGGATTTCCGGGCCAACGGCAGGATCTTCGCGACGCTGGCGGCCGATGAACGGTCGGGAGTGGTCAAGCTGTCGCCTGACGAACAGAGCGAGTACATGCGCGAGCATCCGGAGACGTTCGCCCCGGCGGCCGGCGCCTGGGGCCGCCAGGGATGGACGACTGTATCGCTGGCCTCGGCCGATGCGGGCGCAGTGCGCGGCGCCGTGCTGCTGGCGTGGCAACGCGTAGTCAGCAAGCCTCTCAGGCGGTCTGGTGCGAGACGCAAGTGA
- a CDS encoding DUF222 domain-containing protein gives MAHALADLPKTSDALRRGQISYSKVRAITRVATAATEDRLLHLARQATAADLERIVRAWRLCDRQHEGREDAKRRRNQGLSIYPDVDGMFVVRGLLTPEVGAVVRRAIEAASEQLYQEAKDAEPKNVEAALEETGGIRVSAETSRRIACDAGKVVMRHDAEGNVLDVGRKTRTIPPALRRALASRDQHCRFPGCEARRCDAHHVKHWADGGATKLDNLVLLCRPPRRI, from the coding sequence GTGGCGCATGCCCTGGCCGACCTGCCGAAGACCTCCGACGCGCTGCGGCGGGGCCAGATCTCTTACTCGAAGGTGCGCGCCATCACCCGGGTCGCGACGGCGGCGACCGAGGACCGCCTGCTGCATCTCGCCCGCCAGGCGACGGCGGCCGACCTCGAGCGTATCGTCCGGGCGTGGCGGCTGTGCGACCGCCAGCACGAGGGGCGGGAGGACGCGAAGCGGCGGCGGAACCAGGGTCTCAGCATCTATCCCGATGTCGACGGCATGTTCGTCGTCCGGGGTCTGCTGACGCCGGAGGTCGGCGCGGTGGTGCGCCGGGCCATTGAGGCGGCATCGGAACAGCTCTACCAGGAAGCGAAGGACGCGGAGCCGAAGAACGTCGAGGCGGCCCTGGAGGAGACGGGCGGCATCCGCGTTTCCGCGGAAACGTCGCGGCGGATTGCCTGCGACGCCGGCAAGGTGGTGATGCGGCACGACGCCGAGGGCAACGTGCTGGACGTCGGCCGCAAGACCCGGACGATTCCCCCCGCACTGCGTCGGGCCTTGGCATCACGCGACCAACACTGCCGATTCCCGGGCTGCGAGGCGCGCCGGTGCGACGCGCATCACGTCAAGCACTGGGCGGACGGGGGAGCGACGAAGCTGGACAACCTCGTGCTGCTCTGTAGGCCGCCGCGGAGAATATAG
- a CDS encoding tyrosine-type recombinase/integrase → MDSVTIAAAKPRKTKPRGRHPHNRLAATFVRSAPVGRHADGNGLYLYVQRTGTRSWIQRLVIRGRKHELGLGSVQLVSLAEARELALANRKLARSGGDPLADRRRLQGMPTFAEAATTVVEQKRGGWRSPRQAAGWLHSFERHVFPRIGSRPVSEVSSADVLAVLTPLWHVKTRTARTVRQRIRSVLEWAIAMDYRADNPCDRIGPVLGPQREVVRHMRALPHRDVAAALETVRASKATRAVRLAFEFLVLTAARSAEVRLATWDEIDAAGRTWTVPAVRMKMNREHRVPLSPRAVEVLDAARSLADGNPLVFPNRWGNPIRDTFLSQLLKELDIAAVPHGFRSSFRDWAAEETDHPREVVEAALAHAVRNRVEAAYARSDLFERRRLLMDDWGTYLNGRHRAAAEARR, encoded by the coding sequence ATGGATAGTGTGACGATCGCCGCCGCCAAGCCACGGAAAACCAAGCCCAGGGGCCGGCACCCCCACAACCGCCTCGCCGCCACCTTCGTCCGGTCCGCGCCCGTCGGCCGGCACGCCGACGGAAACGGACTCTACCTCTACGTCCAGCGCACCGGAACCCGGAGCTGGATCCAGCGCCTCGTCATCCGCGGCCGCAAGCACGAACTCGGACTCGGCAGCGTCCAGCTCGTTTCGCTCGCCGAGGCCCGCGAGCTGGCCCTGGCCAACCGCAAGCTCGCCCGCTCGGGCGGCGATCCGCTCGCCGACCGGCGACGGCTCCAGGGCATGCCCACCTTCGCCGAGGCCGCAACCACCGTGGTCGAGCAGAAGCGGGGCGGCTGGCGCAGCCCGAGGCAGGCGGCCGGCTGGCTCCACAGCTTCGAACGGCACGTCTTCCCGCGTATCGGCAGCCGGCCCGTCTCCGAGGTCAGCAGCGCCGACGTGCTGGCGGTCCTCACGCCCCTCTGGCACGTCAAGACGCGGACCGCCCGGACGGTGCGCCAGCGCATCCGGTCGGTGCTGGAGTGGGCGATCGCCATGGACTACCGGGCCGACAACCCCTGCGACCGCATCGGGCCGGTGCTCGGCCCGCAACGCGAGGTCGTGCGGCACATGCGGGCGCTGCCCCATCGGGACGTGGCGGCGGCGCTCGAGACGGTGCGGGCGTCGAAGGCGACGCGGGCGGTCAGGCTCGCGTTCGAGTTCCTGGTGCTCACGGCGGCGCGCTCCGCCGAAGTGCGCCTGGCGACGTGGGACGAGATCGATGCGGCCGGCCGCACATGGACCGTCCCGGCCGTCCGGATGAAGATGAACCGCGAGCATCGGGTGCCGCTCAGCCCGCGGGCGGTGGAGGTCCTCGACGCCGCGCGGTCACTCGCCGACGGCAATCCGCTGGTGTTCCCGAACCGCTGGGGCAACCCCATCAGGGACACATTCCTGTCGCAGCTCCTCAAGGAGCTGGACATCGCGGCGGTGCCGCACGGCTTCCGTTCCAGCTTCCGGGACTGGGCGGCCGAGGAGACGGACCACCCGCGCGAGGTCGTCGAGGCGGCCCTGGCGCACGCGGTCCGCAACCGGGTCGAGGCGGCGTATGCCCGGTCGGACCTGTTCGAACGGCGCCGGCTCCTGATGGACGACTGGGGCACGTACTTGAACGGTCGACACAGAGCAGCCGCCGAGGCTCGCCGTTGA
- a CDS encoding PQQ-binding-like beta-propeller repeat protein — MRPMRPTRFTCVLMALVLAQCGGGPSEPPAAGDTAAPAMLSASTPALDVGDWPMYRGAPSGTGYSPLDEITSTNVGSLARAWTYDLHRENRGPDDRGPNSQVTPIVVDGVMYLPAADRIVALDPATGEERWRHMTTAGAPSRRGVAWWPGDGTLAPRILFTAGGTTLVALDAGTGEPADGFGDGGAIDIGVPYNSVPLVHDDVVVVGANTPAGTIGGIGNARAFDARTGAKRWEFDSVAQPGQPGHDTWAGDSWQDRLGANAWPFYFTVDDERSLLYVPLASPIPGYYGGDRAGDNLYGNSVVAVDLQTGAYRWHFQTIHHDLWDADPPAPPALFDIAAADDTVTPALGVTTKSGYLYLLDRETGEPIYGVEEQAVAQSDVQGEATAATQPIPVKPSPMGRVRYTPADQVTAEMTSAEHAEACAALVDSLGEIVSEGPFTPWAYRTADGPARTTLNFPGGVGGPNWGGVAFDPATRYAFVFTMDVGALGWMVDEDDPDAPSPYRKETPRPASFEVNVDGVRMPCQAPPWGQLIAVDTATGDIVWQERVGVTDILPADRQRTGRPGRAAAIVTGSGLLFLAATDDNRFRALDAETGHELWVEELPGRGNANPMTYRAGGRQHVAIAATDQLVVYALP; from the coding sequence ATGCGACCGATGCGACCGACCCGATTCACCTGCGTCCTGATGGCCCTGGTTCTTGCACAGTGCGGCGGCGGGCCCTCCGAGCCGCCGGCGGCCGGCGACACGGCGGCTCCCGCGATGCTGTCCGCCTCGACGCCGGCCCTCGATGTGGGCGACTGGCCGATGTACCGCGGTGCGCCCTCGGGAACCGGCTATTCGCCGCTCGACGAGATTACGTCCACCAACGTCGGCAGCCTCGCCCGCGCCTGGACCTACGACCTGCATCGCGAGAACCGCGGTCCGGATGACCGCGGGCCCAACTCGCAGGTGACGCCGATCGTGGTCGACGGGGTGATGTACCTCCCGGCGGCGGATCGCATCGTCGCCCTCGATCCGGCGACGGGGGAGGAACGGTGGCGGCACATGACCACCGCGGGGGCGCCTTCGCGCCGCGGCGTCGCCTGGTGGCCGGGTGACGGAACCCTCGCGCCCCGAATCCTCTTCACGGCGGGCGGCACGACGCTGGTCGCCCTCGATGCGGGGACGGGCGAGCCGGCCGACGGCTTCGGCGACGGCGGCGCGATCGATATCGGCGTGCCTTACAACTCGGTGCCGCTCGTGCATGACGACGTGGTCGTGGTCGGCGCCAACACGCCGGCCGGGACGATTGGCGGCATCGGCAACGCGCGTGCCTTCGATGCGCGGACCGGCGCCAAGCGGTGGGAGTTCGACTCGGTGGCGCAGCCGGGACAGCCCGGGCACGACACGTGGGCGGGCGACAGTTGGCAGGATCGCCTCGGCGCGAATGCCTGGCCGTTCTACTTCACCGTGGACGACGAGCGGAGCCTGCTTTACGTGCCGCTCGCGTCGCCCATTCCGGGCTACTACGGCGGCGACCGGGCCGGCGACAACCTCTACGGCAACTCGGTTGTCGCCGTCGACCTGCAGACCGGCGCCTACCGGTGGCATTTCCAGACGATTCACCACGACCTGTGGGATGCCGATCCGCCCGCGCCACCCGCGCTGTTCGACATCGCCGCGGCGGACGACACGGTGACGCCGGCCCTCGGCGTGACGACGAAGTCCGGCTACCTCTACCTCCTGGACCGCGAGACGGGAGAGCCCATCTACGGTGTCGAGGAGCAGGCGGTGGCGCAGAGCGATGTGCAGGGCGAGGCGACCGCGGCGACGCAGCCGATACCGGTGAAGCCCTCGCCGATGGGGCGCGTGCGCTACACGCCGGCGGATCAGGTGACGGCGGAGATGACGTCGGCCGAGCATGCCGAGGCGTGCGCGGCGCTGGTCGACAGCCTGGGCGAGATCGTCAGCGAGGGACCGTTCACGCCGTGGGCGTACCGGACCGCGGACGGACCGGCCCGCACGACGCTCAACTTTCCGGGCGGGGTCGGCGGCCCGAACTGGGGCGGGGTGGCGTTCGACCCGGCGACCCGCTACGCGTTCGTCTTCACGATGGACGTCGGCGCCCTCGGCTGGATGGTGGACGAAGACGACCCGGACGCGCCTTCGCCCTACCGGAAGGAAACGCCGCGGCCGGCCAGCTTCGAGGTGAACGTCGACGGCGTCCGGATGCCGTGCCAGGCGCCGCCTTGGGGCCAGTTGATCGCCGTCGACACCGCGACCGGCGACATTGTCTGGCAGGAGCGGGTCGGGGTGACGGACATCCTTCCGGCGGACCGGCAGCGGACCGGCCGCCCAGGCCGGGCCGCGGCGATCGTCACCGGCAGCGGCCTGCTGTTCCTCGCCGCGACGGATGACAACCGTTTCCGCGCGCTCGATGCTGAGACCGGACACGAGCTCTGGGTCGAGGAGCTGCCGGGCCGCGGCAACGCCAATCCGATGACCTACCGTGCCGGCGGCCGGCAGCACGTGGCGATAGCCGCTACGGATCAGCTGGTCGTCTACGCGCTGCCCTAG
- a CDS encoding PQQ-binding-like beta-propeller repeat protein — protein MARHPSCRNRKGRGVLYATGSLVRLDLGEELTMRQHRQTHIALPLAIAIAALAAVPLAGQFGGGFELTVTPDRLINAQNEPQNWLLMNGDYGSQRYSKLDQINRDNVGNLRMVWALALGGMLGTGANGPENEVNPLIDNGFMYTTDGWGTVYKIDARNHDFAKFIWTTDPGVDQEDNRPRTRGIALWEDKVIQNLQDGRVLAMDRDDGEILWDVEVAGFTEFGRRERFLTAPLVADGKVLVQNGAGDGGTRGWVAALDVNTGEELWRWYTVPAPGEPGSETWKDDHNAWKTGGGGVWQTGSYDPERNLYIFGTGNPYPIYDPEFRPGDNLYTNSAVALDVATGERRWHFQYTPNDSWDYDEVGVHMLYDTEVDGEMRNVVAHFARNGFFYSLDRDTGEFIKGHQYVNELNWTAGLNPETGMPLEYDPELDIQIYNEEARALRADRDEMKRACPTWHGGVAHQPTAYNPEKGIAYGVGTEGCFSQTGAAVASAGPEGNIDNEASERREYTSDLYYGSVTAVHVDTHEVIAKAVTEIEVRSGAIVTAGGLVFSALQDGWVVAYNDETLQELWRFNVGTPLKGAPVTYSIGPRQYLAVQTSGRHLHPVNFDNLQTSSYLFVFALDE, from the coding sequence ATGGCGCGTCATCCCTCCTGCCGGAACCGTAAGGGGAGAGGCGTATTGTATGCTACGGGCAGTCTCGTTAGGCTCGATCTTGGTGAGGAGTTGACCATGCGCCAGCATCGCCAGACGCATATCGCGCTACCGCTCGCCATCGCCATCGCCGCCCTGGCGGCGGTTCCGCTCGCCGGGCAGTTCGGCGGCGGATTCGAGCTGACGGTGACCCCCGATCGGCTGATCAACGCGCAGAACGAGCCGCAGAACTGGCTGCTCATGAACGGCGACTACGGCTCGCAGCGCTACTCGAAGCTGGACCAGATCAATCGCGACAACGTCGGCAACCTCCGGATGGTCTGGGCCCTCGCCCTGGGCGGCATGCTCGGCACCGGCGCCAATGGTCCCGAGAACGAAGTCAACCCACTGATCGACAATGGCTTCATGTACACGACGGACGGCTGGGGCACCGTCTACAAGATCGACGCGCGCAATCACGACTTCGCGAAGTTCATCTGGACCACCGACCCGGGAGTCGACCAGGAGGATAACCGTCCCCGGACGCGCGGCATCGCGCTCTGGGAGGACAAGGTGATCCAGAACCTGCAGGACGGCCGGGTACTGGCCATGGACCGGGACGACGGCGAGATTCTCTGGGACGTCGAAGTGGCGGGCTTCACCGAATTCGGCCGCCGGGAACGGTTCCTCACCGCACCGCTCGTCGCGGACGGTAAGGTCCTAGTGCAGAACGGCGCGGGCGACGGCGGGACGCGCGGCTGGGTGGCGGCTCTCGACGTCAACACGGGCGAGGAACTGTGGCGGTGGTACACCGTCCCGGCCCCGGGCGAGCCGGGCAGCGAGACGTGGAAGGACGACCACAACGCGTGGAAGACGGGGGGCGGCGGCGTCTGGCAGACGGGCTCGTACGACCCGGAGCGCAACCTCTACATCTTCGGCACCGGCAACCCGTATCCGATCTACGACCCGGAATTCCGGCCCGGCGACAACCTCTACACCAACTCGGCGGTGGCCCTCGACGTAGCGACCGGCGAACGGCGGTGGCACTTCCAGTACACGCCGAACGACTCGTGGGACTACGACGAAGTGGGCGTGCACATGCTCTACGACACGGAGGTCGACGGCGAAATGCGCAACGTCGTGGCGCACTTCGCGCGCAACGGGTTCTTCTATTCGCTCGACCGCGACACCGGCGAGTTCATCAAGGGCCACCAGTACGTCAACGAGCTCAACTGGACCGCCGGCCTCAACCCGGAAACCGGCATGCCGCTGGAATACGACCCGGAACTCGATATCCAGATCTACAACGAGGAAGCGCGCGCGCTACGGGCCGACCGCGACGAAATGAAGCGAGCCTGCCCCACCTGGCACGGCGGCGTCGCGCACCAGCCGACCGCCTACAACCCGGAGAAAGGGATCGCCTACGGCGTCGGAACCGAAGGCTGCTTCTCGCAGACCGGCGCCGCTGTCGCCTCGGCCGGCCCCGAGGGGAACATCGACAACGAGGCGAGCGAACGTCGCGAGTATACGAGTGACCTGTACTACGGCTCGGTCACCGCGGTGCACGTCGATACGCACGAGGTGATCGCGAAGGCGGTGACCGAGATCGAGGTCCGGTCCGGCGCCATCGTCACCGCCGGGGGGCTCGTCTTCTCCGCCCTCCAGGACGGCTGGGTGGTCGCCTACAACGACGAGACGCTGCAGGAGCTGTGGCGCTTCAACGTCGGCACCCCCCTCAAGGGCGCGCCGGTCACCTACTCCATCGGACCGCGCCAGTACCTGGCGGTCCAGACGAGCGGACGGCATCTGCATCCCGTCAACTTCGACAACCTGCAGACGTCCAGCTATCTGTTCGTCTTCGCTCTGGACGAATAG
- a CDS encoding cytochrome c — protein sequence MRQPHPAGEACGSLRLRAGGFDVRVKALGIIAALGVLVVAGVAEAQTDTVAAGGRLYQGKGNCQACHGWAGDGRKMNNQMPDGANLRMSTLDRDQLVFVIKCGLPGRDMPAYDRRAYQDDRCLGRTMADLERMGLRLFAPPATLQDREVQRLADFLMARVIGQGEMNRDECIEFWGEDADSCQDEFPR from the coding sequence ATGCGCCAGCCGCATCCCGCGGGAGAGGCGTGTGGTAGCCTCAGGCTGCGTGCGGGAGGGTTCGACGTGCGAGTGAAAGCGCTCGGCATTATCGCGGCCCTCGGCGTGCTGGTCGTGGCCGGCGTCGCCGAGGCGCAGACCGATACCGTGGCGGCCGGTGGCCGGCTGTATCAGGGCAAGGGGAACTGCCAGGCCTGCCACGGATGGGCGGGCGACGGGCGGAAGATGAACAACCAGATGCCGGACGGGGCGAACCTGCGGATGAGCACGCTCGACCGGGATCAGTTGGTCTTCGTCATCAAGTGCGGACTGCCGGGCCGCGACATGCCGGCCTACGACCGGCGGGCGTATCAGGACGACCGGTGCCTGGGCCGGACGATGGCCGACCTGGAGCGGATGGGACTGCGTCTGTTCGCGCCACCCGCGACGCTGCAGGACCGGGAAGTGCAGCGGCTAGCGGACTTCCTCATGGCCAGGGTAATCGGCCAGGGGGAGATGAACCGCGACGAATGCATCGAGTTCTGGGGGGAGGACGCCGACTCCTGCCAGGACGAGTTCCCGCGGTAG
- a CDS encoding HEPN domain-containing protein — translation MWDSAAEAERWRRTAEDDLKFARLALEAGFPHKACFNAQQAGEMAIKAVAYGLGERVVLGHSIAELVKRYADRVPGLGDLSGDAGLLDQYYVPTRYPNGLPGGVPSESYGEAQAASAIDAAERLLHFAASYRSSTS, via the coding sequence ATGTGGGATAGCGCGGCGGAGGCGGAGCGCTGGCGTCGAACTGCCGAGGACGACCTGAAGTTCGCCCGGCTCGCGCTGGAAGCAGGGTTCCCTCACAAGGCCTGCTTCAACGCGCAGCAGGCGGGAGAGATGGCGATCAAGGCGGTTGCCTACGGCTTGGGAGAACGGGTCGTTCTCGGACACTCCATCGCGGAGCTGGTCAAGCGGTACGCCGATCGCGTGCCGGGGCTCGGTGATCTGTCGGGAGACGCCGGCTTGCTGGATCAGTACTACGTCCCCACGCGCTATCCGAACGGATTGCCGGGTGGCGTGCCGTCCGAGTCTTACGGCGAAGCGCAGGCTGCGTCCGCTATCGATGCGGCCGAGCGGTTGCTGCATTTCGCTGCGAGTTACCGGTCTTCGACGTCCTGA
- a CDS encoding nucleotidyltransferase domain-containing protein, translated as MAANLDAFLAALRPLLVQQAAQAAYLFGSRARGDAAPESDIDVIVVAPSDRPFVDRFHDYMPALLAAEGAVDLFVYTPEEFERLKAEERPFLMHALESARPIDVG; from the coding sequence ATGGCCGCGAACCTTGACGCCTTCCTCGCGGCGTTGCGTCCGCTGCTGGTGCAGCAGGCTGCCCAGGCGGCCTATCTGTTCGGCTCGCGGGCGCGGGGAGACGCGGCGCCGGAGAGCGACATCGACGTCATCGTCGTCGCACCCTCGGACCGGCCGTTCGTCGACCGGTTTCACGACTACATGCCGGCGCTGCTTGCCGCCGAAGGGGCGGTCGATCTGTTCGTCTACACGCCGGAGGAATTCGAACGGTTGAAGGCCGAGGAGCGACCGTTCCTCATGCACGCCCTGGAATCGGCGAGACCGATCGATGTGGGATAG